One genomic window of Actinoalloteichus hoggarensis includes the following:
- a CDS encoding methionine ABC transporter ATP-binding protein yields MITVEKLTKTFPGKKGVVHALDGVTLSVPESTVCGVVGPSGAGKSTLARCIALLEQPDSGSITVEGTDLVSLRGRDLRAARRRIGVVPQGDSLLRQRTAAGNVALPLESAGVSPAARRTRVVELLDLVGLTDKAGSYPDQLSGGQRQRVAVARALAARPSVLLADEPTSALDPETTGSVLTVLDRVRAELGVTVLVVTHDMAVVRRICDDVAVLADGQIVEHGKVLDLLTVPGSRITASLLPEIDQAAGLAGSAARADVVAEVVLVGFAAVGALLPEAANRFNVELAILGGGLTRLGDTPVARFRIGLTGDRAEAALAWLGDHEATIRRAPQEIPGVAA; encoded by the coding sequence ATGATCACTGTCGAGAAGCTGACCAAGACCTTCCCCGGCAAGAAGGGCGTCGTGCACGCCCTGGACGGGGTGACCCTGTCCGTCCCGGAGAGCACCGTCTGCGGCGTCGTCGGGCCCAGTGGCGCGGGCAAGTCCACGCTGGCCCGCTGCATCGCGCTGCTGGAGCAGCCCGACAGCGGTTCGATCACCGTGGAGGGCACCGACCTGGTGTCGCTGCGGGGCCGTGACCTGCGGGCCGCCCGCCGCCGCATCGGTGTGGTGCCGCAGGGCGACTCGCTGCTGCGGCAGCGCACCGCGGCGGGCAACGTGGCCCTGCCGTTAGAGAGCGCGGGCGTCAGCCCGGCGGCCCGCCGGACGCGGGTCGTGGAGCTGTTGGACCTGGTCGGACTCACCGACAAGGCGGGCAGCTACCCGGACCAGCTCTCCGGCGGACAGCGTCAGCGGGTGGCGGTGGCCAGGGCGCTGGCCGCCCGGCCGTCCGTGCTGCTCGCCGACGAGCCGACCTCCGCACTCGACCCGGAGACCACCGGATCGGTGCTCACCGTGCTGGACCGCGTGCGAGCCGAACTCGGCGTCACCGTGCTCGTGGTCACCCACGACATGGCCGTCGTCCGCCGGATCTGCGACGACGTCGCGGTGCTGGCCGACGGGCAGATCGTGGAACACGGCAAGGTGCTTGACCTGCTCACCGTGCCCGGCAGCAGGATCACCGCCTCGCTGCTGCCCGAGATCGACCAGGCCGCCGGCCTGGCCGGCAGCGCGGCGCGGGCCGACGTCGTCGCCGAGGTGGTACTCGTCGGCTTCGCGGCCGTCGGGGCGCTGCTGCCGGAGGCGGCGAATCGCTTCAACGTCGAGCTGGCCATTCTCGGCGGCGGGTTGACGCGGCTCGGCGACACCCCGGTGGCGCGGTTCCGCATCGGTCTGACCGGCGACCGGGCCGAGGCCGCGCTGGCCTGGCTCGGCGACCACGAGGCGACGATCCGTCGCGCCCCACAAGAGATTCCAGGAGTAGCCGCGTGA
- a CDS encoding methionine ABC transporter permease: protein MREPTPWDRVFDLVSAATGDTIYMVGIATILAALGGIPLGVLLHITSPTGLSPRPVLHRVLGVVVDIGRSLPFVVLLVLLGSVTRTLVGTTIGPTAVIVPLTVGAIPFVGRLVQAALREVNASVVEAAITTGASRTRMVRSVLLREAGPALVAAIGVTAVTLIGYSAMAGVIGGGGLGDVAIRFGYQRNDTRMLWASVVALGALAWFTQLLFDRLARAIDRRRSALKI from the coding sequence GTGAGAGAACCGACCCCGTGGGATCGGGTCTTCGACCTGGTGTCAGCCGCCACCGGAGACACGATCTACATGGTCGGCATCGCCACGATCCTCGCCGCGCTCGGCGGCATCCCGCTCGGGGTGCTGCTGCACATCACCTCGCCGACGGGCCTGAGCCCGCGGCCGGTGCTGCACCGGGTGCTGGGCGTGGTGGTGGACATCGGCCGTTCGCTGCCCTTCGTGGTGCTGCTGGTCCTGCTGGGGTCGGTCACCCGGACGCTGGTCGGGACGACGATCGGGCCGACGGCGGTGATCGTCCCCCTCACGGTCGGCGCGATCCCGTTCGTCGGCAGGCTCGTCCAGGCGGCGTTGCGGGAGGTGAACGCCTCGGTCGTGGAGGCGGCGATCACCACGGGTGCGAGTCGGACCCGCATGGTGCGCAGCGTCCTGCTGCGGGAGGCCGGCCCGGCGCTGGTGGCGGCGATCGGCGTCACGGCGGTGACGCTGATCGGCTACTCGGCGATGGCGGGCGTGATCGGCGGCGGCGGGCTCGGCGACGTGGCCATCCGCTTCGGTTATCAGCGCAACGACACCCGAATGCTGTGGGCGTCGGTCGTGGCGCTCGGCGCGCTCGCCTGGTTCACCCAGCTGCTCTTCGACCGGCTCGCGCGGGCCATCGACCGGCGGCGGTCGGCGCTGAAGATCTGA
- a CDS encoding MetQ/NlpA family ABC transporter substrate-binding protein, with protein MRTTRRLRDVTVLLAASAAVLAGCGSEDASTTDEAASTDGPLRVGVSPVPHGEILEFIDQELAADAGLELEVVPFNDYVQPNTALQDGSLEANYFQTIPYLENFEIEHGGEYEWIEAVHLEPLGLYSESVESVDDLPDGATIGVSNDPANLNRGLQLLADNGLITLREGTEGQATEADVEDNPRNFEFAPLEAAQLAVSLQDTDASVINGNYAIDAGLSPADDSILLEEAEGNPNANGVVTTPALADDPRIATLVELLTSDDVRQFIEENYDGGVLPSF; from the coding sequence ATGCGCACCACCCGTCGACTCAGAGACGTGACCGTCCTGCTCGCCGCCTCGGCTGCCGTCCTGGCGGGCTGCGGAAGCGAGGACGCCTCGACGACCGACGAGGCCGCCTCGACCGACGGCCCGCTGCGGGTCGGCGTCAGCCCCGTGCCGCACGGCGAGATCCTCGAGTTCATCGACCAGGAGCTGGCCGCCGACGCCGGGCTGGAGCTGGAGGTCGTCCCCTTCAACGACTACGTGCAGCCCAACACCGCGTTGCAGGACGGGTCGCTGGAGGCCAACTACTTCCAGACCATCCCGTACCTGGAGAACTTCGAGATCGAGCACGGCGGCGAGTACGAGTGGATCGAGGCCGTGCACCTCGAACCGCTGGGCCTGTACTCGGAGAGCGTCGAGTCCGTCGACGACCTGCCGGACGGCGCCACGATCGGCGTGTCCAACGACCCGGCCAACCTCAACCGCGGCCTTCAGCTCCTCGCCGACAACGGGCTGATCACCCTGCGCGAGGGGACCGAGGGGCAGGCCACCGAGGCCGACGTCGAGGACAACCCGAGGAACTTCGAGTTCGCCCCGCTGGAGGCCGCGCAGCTCGCGGTGAGCCTCCAGGACACCGACGCCTCCGTGATCAACGGCAACTACGCCATCGACGCGGGCCTGAGCCCGGCCGACGACTCGATCCTGTTGGAGGAGGCGGAGGGCAACCCCAACGCCAACGGCGTCGTGACCACGCCCGCGCTGGCCGACGACCCCAGGATCGCGACGCTCGTCGAGCTGCTGACCTCCGACGACGTCCGCCAGTTCATCGAGGAGAACTACGACGGCGGCGTGCTGCCGTCGTTCTAG
- a CDS encoding 4-(cytidine 5'-diphospho)-2-C-methyl-D-erythritol kinase translates to MLAVVPPPITVRAPAKVNLHLGVGDLRDDGYHDLVTVFQALSLTDEVTVAVADEPGVEVYGEGADAVPTGPSNLVWRAVQALARHVGRDPDEPKVRVVINKGIPVAGGMAGGSADAAATLVGLASLWRLDIGRDELGDVAATIGSDVPFCLHGGNALGTGRGERLVPVLSRHSFHWVLALARRGLSTPTVFQEMDRIRSEGRPPRIGTVEPVLEALASGDPRQLALLLGNDLQAAAVSLRPTLRRTLRAGVDAGALAGIVSGSGPTCAFLCESAASAVQVAAELSGAGVCRTVRVAQGPVPGAKTVQREEQPRPAPPPVHA, encoded by the coding sequence GTGCTCGCAGTCGTGCCACCCCCGATTACGGTTCGCGCCCCGGCCAAGGTCAATCTGCACCTCGGTGTCGGCGACCTGCGTGACGACGGCTACCACGACCTGGTCACCGTGTTCCAGGCTCTGTCGCTGACCGACGAGGTCACCGTCGCCGTCGCCGACGAGCCCGGCGTGGAGGTATACGGCGAGGGTGCCGACGCGGTTCCGACCGGCCCGTCGAACCTGGTATGGCGTGCGGTGCAGGCCCTCGCCCGCCACGTGGGACGCGACCCGGACGAGCCGAAGGTCCGCGTGGTGATCAACAAGGGCATCCCGGTGGCGGGCGGCATGGCGGGCGGCAGCGCCGACGCCGCGGCCACGCTCGTCGGCCTCGCCTCGCTCTGGCGGCTCGACATCGGCCGGGACGAACTCGGCGACGTGGCGGCGACCATCGGCAGCGACGTCCCCTTCTGCCTGCACGGCGGCAACGCCCTGGGCACCGGGCGAGGCGAACGACTCGTGCCCGTGCTGTCCCGGCACTCCTTCCACTGGGTGCTGGCGTTGGCCAGGCGCGGCCTGTCGACGCCGACGGTCTTCCAGGAGATGGACCGGATTCGCAGCGAGGGTCGGCCGCCCCGCATCGGGACCGTCGAACCCGTGCTGGAGGCACTGGCCTCCGGCGACCCGCGCCAGCTCGCCCTGCTCCTCGGCAACGATCTCCAGGCCGCCGCCGTCTCGCTGCGGCCGACACTGCGTCGCACCCTGCGTGCGGGCGTCGACGCGGGTGCGCTGGCCGGCATCGTCTCCGGTTCCGGTCCGACCTGCGCCTTCCTCTGCGAGAGCGCGGCCTCGGCGGTGCAGGTCGCCGCCGAACTGTCCGGGGCGGGCGTGTGCCGCACGGTGCGCGTGGCCCAGGGACCGGTCCCCGGAGCGAAGACCGTCCAACGCGAGGAACAGCCGCGGCCCGCTCCGCCCCCGGTACACGCATGA
- a CDS encoding MFS transporter has product MTSSGADFADPPLTRSRSFLALLAATGISALGTGLYLPAIALLAVALTADEKAVAALKVATVLPAALVILWSGVAADRMRRRALMVSSDLVRAAAILGFALLVADDLAALWPLYVVAIVLGTTQTVFDSASQAVLPQVVPSSALNRANSLLMSSWTLGVAFVGPALGGVLFAIDHALPFFVNAGTFVVSAALLIWVRVVAAPAGHHADARAEIPNSVTADLRIGVHHVLRHRLLRSMTIIGAIISFCVGMITSVFVLFATRWLGLDAVGYGLLLVGEAVGAFVGSFLAVRLDGRVSRRLIIRAAPLLIGVMYVLQAVTSSLVPAFVVVSAGNAMFMVWTIVATSVRQIIGPNALLGRITSVDRLGGLVATGAGALVGGAVAGGLGVQAPFFLSAALLVVLPLCVSLRVDEHEVPAGLRW; this is encoded by the coding sequence GTGACCAGCAGCGGTGCCGATTTCGCAGACCCTCCGCTCACGAGGAGCCGCAGTTTTCTGGCGTTGCTCGCGGCGACGGGCATCTCCGCGCTGGGCACCGGCCTCTACCTGCCCGCCATCGCGCTGCTCGCGGTCGCGCTGACCGCCGATGAGAAGGCCGTCGCCGCGCTGAAGGTCGCGACGGTGCTGCCCGCGGCACTGGTCATCCTGTGGTCCGGGGTCGCGGCGGACCGGATGCGACGTCGAGCGTTGATGGTCTCCAGCGACCTGGTGCGGGCGGCGGCGATCCTCGGGTTCGCCCTGCTGGTGGCCGACGACCTCGCCGCGTTATGGCCGCTGTACGTGGTGGCGATCGTGCTCGGCACGACCCAGACGGTGTTCGACAGCGCCTCGCAGGCCGTACTGCCGCAGGTGGTGCCCAGCTCGGCGTTGAACCGGGCCAACAGTCTGCTGATGTCCTCGTGGACGCTGGGTGTCGCCTTCGTCGGCCCGGCGCTGGGGGGCGTGCTGTTCGCGATCGATCACGCGCTGCCGTTCTTCGTCAACGCGGGCACCTTCGTGGTGTCGGCGGCGCTGCTGATCTGGGTCCGGGTGGTCGCGGCGCCCGCCGGCCACCACGCGGACGCCAGGGCCGAGATCCCGAACAGTGTGACCGCCGATCTGCGGATCGGTGTGCACCACGTGCTGCGTCATCGTCTGCTGCGGTCGATGACGATCATCGGCGCCATCATCAGCTTCTGCGTCGGGATGATCACCAGCGTGTTCGTGCTGTTCGCCACGCGATGGCTCGGGCTCGACGCCGTGGGCTACGGGCTGCTGCTCGTCGGCGAGGCGGTCGGCGCGTTCGTGGGCAGCTTCCTCGCCGTGCGGCTGGACGGTCGGGTGAGCCGTCGCCTCATCATTCGGGCCGCGCCCCTGCTCATCGGGGTCATGTACGTGCTACAGGCTGTGACGTCCTCGCTGGTGCCCGCCTTCGTGGTGGTGTCCGCGGGGAACGCCATGTTCATGGTCTGGACGATCGTGGCGACGTCGGTACGGCAGATCATCGGACCGAACGCGCTGCTCGGCAGGATCACGAGCGTCGATCGGCTGGGCGGCCTGGTGGCCACGGGGGCGGGCGCCCTGGTCGGGGGCGCGGTGGCGGGCGGACTCGGCGTTCAGGCGCCGTTCTTCCTCAGCGCCGCCCTGTTGGTCGTCCTGCCGCTGTGCGTCTCGCTCCGAGTGGACGAGCACGAGGTGCCTGCGGGGCTGCGCTGGTGA
- a CDS encoding MFS transporter, with protein MTDPAAPAVRRVRVWNSRPFRRLWTIGLLSSLDRWMMQIGLTVGVLEFGSGSTLAWMLLAGTVPGLLVGPLAGAVVDHRDARRVASIGLAVQAAMTLSMGLFLEHSLVAVACCHATASIAGRFPPIALQRLRYAVLDESRWTTANAAVSRIMALTLILGALLGSAGVTVLGIVPTFAAAAAMAALAAALVWTVPGETARPAAAGGGLRLGGGLAALRRHPSACAIVVLCTAWGLIGGGLTVLLGILGADLTGDGRGVGVLLAVYGAGLLLGTLGAGRLAPSMQSRANVASYLVQGFAWAAVAPLGALLLPVSAVLFVMGVVGGVIIGLEVTLLLRDVPRDLHGRVLGIYLVADGASGQLSLALIGAALGIASAPTVIAVGGLTSVVVTVLAALVMRAPRKRGRRRPAETGV; from the coding sequence GTGACAGATCCCGCCGCCCCCGCCGTCCGACGAGTCCGTGTCTGGAACTCGCGACCCTTCCGTCGACTCTGGACGATCGGCCTCCTCAGCTCGCTCGACCGGTGGATGATGCAGATCGGGTTGACCGTCGGGGTACTGGAGTTCGGCTCCGGCTCGACGCTGGCCTGGATGCTGTTGGCGGGAACCGTGCCCGGTCTGCTCGTCGGTCCGCTCGCGGGCGCCGTCGTCGACCACCGCGACGCGCGTCGGGTGGCGAGCATCGGACTCGCCGTCCAGGCCGCCATGACCCTGAGCATGGGGCTGTTCCTCGAGCACTCGCTCGTGGCCGTGGCGTGCTGTCACGCGACAGCCTCCATCGCGGGGCGCTTCCCGCCGATCGCGCTCCAACGGCTCCGTTACGCCGTGCTGGACGAGTCACGGTGGACGACCGCCAACGCCGCCGTCTCCCGCATCATGGCGCTGACCCTGATCCTCGGCGCGCTGCTGGGCAGCGCCGGAGTCACCGTGCTCGGCATCGTCCCGACCTTCGCCGCGGCCGCCGCCATGGCCGCGCTGGCCGCCGCGCTGGTGTGGACCGTGCCGGGAGAGACCGCCCGACCTGCCGCCGCCGGGGGCGGACTACGGCTCGGCGGCGGCCTCGCCGCCCTCCGACGGCACCCGAGCGCCTGCGCCATCGTCGTCCTGTGCACGGCGTGGGGGCTCATCGGCGGCGGCCTCACCGTTCTCCTCGGCATCCTCGGCGCCGACCTGACCGGCGACGGACGCGGCGTGGGCGTCCTCCTCGCCGTCTATGGCGCCGGTCTGCTGCTGGGCACCCTCGGCGCGGGCCGCCTGGCGCCGAGCATGCAGAGCCGAGCCAACGTCGCCTCCTACCTCGTCCAGGGATTCGCGTGGGCGGCGGTGGCCCCGCTGGGCGCGCTGCTGCTGCCGGTGTCGGCGGTGCTCTTCGTCATGGGCGTCGTGGGCGGCGTCATCATCGGATTGGAGGTCACCCTGCTGCTCAGAGACGTGCCCCGCGACCTGCACGGTCGGGTGCTCGGCATCTACCTCGTCGCCGACGGGGCGTCCGGGCAGCTCTCGCTGGCGCTCATCGGCGCGGCACTGGGCATCGCCTCGGCGCCGACGGTCATCGCCGTCGGCGGCCTGACGTCCGTCGTCGTCACCGTGCTCGCGGCTCTGGTCATGCGAGCGCCGCGGAAACGCGGGCGGCGGCGCCCAGCCGAGACGGGTGTGTGA
- a CDS encoding ABC-F family ATP-binding cassette domain-containing protein, with amino-acid sequence MVNLVNLSEVSKSYGVRNLLDSVSLGIGRGERVGVVGLNGGGKTTLLEVMAGIEPPDSGRVAHSSDLRMAVVTQRTELPAGSTVRQAILDPLGYAAEHEWASDARVRGILEGLGITARGLDAPVANFSGGERRRVALAAALVQELDLIVLDEPTNHLDIEGVRWLADHLIARRCALIVVTHDRWFLDTVCTRTWEVVGGGVEQYEGGYADWIFARAERARQADAAEDRRRNLARKELAWLRRGAPARTSKPRYRIEAAETLISDVPPPRDNVELLTFAKRRLGRTVLELENVDLRAGDLTIAEDVTWRIGPGDRIGLVGVNGSGKTTLLRMLAGEREPASGRRIQGQTVRLAHLTQELHDLPAQLRVLEAVEEVATRVTLGKQDLSAAQLAERLGFPKGRQWTPVGDLSGGERRRLQLVRLLMAEPNVLLLDEPTNDLDIDTLQQLEDLLDSWPGTMVVVSHDRYLIERVCDRVVALFGDGAVTDLPGGIDEYLRRREQALAQPKTAGAVASGSTAATWTDSDAAPSAAGLSAADTRAARKQLAKLERKLASLDKKETALNQALADAGSDTGRLMDLDAELREVKAEKAEIEEEWLLAADALEG; translated from the coding sequence ATGGTCAACCTGGTGAACCTGTCCGAGGTGTCGAAGTCCTACGGCGTGCGCAACCTGCTCGACAGCGTGTCGCTGGGCATCGGTCGCGGCGAGCGGGTCGGCGTCGTGGGACTCAACGGCGGTGGAAAGACGACGCTGCTCGAGGTGATGGCGGGCATCGAGCCGCCGGACTCGGGCCGAGTGGCGCACAGCTCCGACCTGCGGATGGCCGTGGTCACCCAGCGCACCGAACTGCCTGCCGGCTCGACCGTCCGCCAGGCGATCCTCGACCCGCTCGGGTACGCGGCCGAGCACGAATGGGCGTCGGACGCCCGGGTACGCGGCATCCTCGAAGGCCTGGGCATCACCGCACGCGGCCTGGACGCCCCGGTCGCGAACTTCTCCGGCGGCGAACGCAGGCGGGTCGCGCTGGCCGCCGCGCTCGTGCAGGAACTCGACCTCATCGTGCTGGACGAGCCGACGAACCACCTGGACATCGAGGGCGTCCGCTGGCTCGCCGACCACCTGATCGCCAGACGCTGCGCGCTGATCGTCGTCACCCACGACCGGTGGTTCCTCGACACGGTGTGCACCAGGACGTGGGAGGTCGTCGGCGGAGGTGTCGAACAGTACGAGGGCGGCTACGCCGACTGGATCTTCGCCAGAGCCGAACGGGCCAGGCAGGCCGACGCCGCCGAAGACCGGCGCCGCAACCTGGCCCGTAAGGAACTCGCCTGGCTGCGTCGGGGGGCGCCGGCACGCACCTCCAAGCCGCGGTACCGCATCGAGGCCGCCGAGACGCTGATCTCCGACGTGCCGCCGCCCCGCGACAACGTCGAACTGCTGACCTTCGCCAAGCGGCGACTCGGACGCACCGTGCTCGAACTGGAGAACGTCGACCTGCGTGCCGGGGACCTGACGATCGCCGAGGACGTCACCTGGCGGATCGGACCCGGCGACCGGATCGGCCTCGTCGGCGTCAACGGCTCCGGGAAGACCACCCTGCTGCGGATGCTCGCGGGGGAGCGCGAACCGGCGTCGGGGCGGCGAATCCAGGGACAGACGGTGCGCCTGGCACACCTCACGCAGGAACTCCACGATCTGCCCGCCCAGCTGCGGGTGCTGGAGGCCGTCGAGGAGGTCGCCACCCGAGTCACCCTCGGCAAACAGGACCTCTCCGCCGCGCAGCTCGCCGAACGGCTCGGCTTCCCCAAGGGCAGGCAGTGGACGCCCGTCGGTGACCTCTCCGGCGGCGAGAGACGCCGACTCCAGCTGGTGCGCCTGCTGATGGCCGAGCCGAACGTGCTGCTGCTCGACGAGCCGACGAACGATCTCGACATCGACACCCTGCAACAGCTGGAGGATCTGCTCGACTCCTGGCCGGGCACGATGGTGGTGGTCTCCCACGACCGGTATCTGATCGAGCGGGTCTGCGACCGGGTGGTGGCGCTGTTCGGCGACGGAGCCGTCACCGACCTGCCGGGAGGGATCGACGAGTACCTGCGCAGGCGGGAACAGGCGCTCGCCCAGCCCAAGACGGCGGGTGCGGTGGCGTCGGGTTCCACGGCGGCGACCTGGACCGACTCCGACGCGGCGCCCTCCGCCGCGGGCCTGTCGGCCGCGGACACCAGGGCGGCCCGCAAGCAGCTCGCGAAGCTGGAACGGAAGCTGGCGAGCCTGGACAAGAAGGAGACCGCGCTCAATCAGGCACTCGCCGACGCGGGCAGCGACACCGGGCGCCTGATGGACCTCGACGCCGAACTCCGCGAGGTCAAGGCGGAGAAGGCGGAGATCGAGGAGGAGTGGCTGCTGGCGGCCGACGCGTTGGAGGGGTGA
- a CDS encoding PadR family transcriptional regulator encodes MTPRARRRSPLSVQVLQLLDEEPMHAYGMQRLIAERHKERIVNIAQRNSIYQTLDGLLRGNLIEVHRTERDPGRPERTVYRLTESGRATLDAWLRTMLSAPAQEFPEFPVAIAAIPSLTPELTIELLAKRVCTLQEKLDRADDDTVEAEKLGLPRLFSLEHEYLRVLTEAELRWVQEVLDDLRAGRLTWDRQWLAEVNHRLSSG; translated from the coding sequence ATGACCCCGAGGGCTCGACGCCGATCACCGCTGTCGGTGCAGGTGTTGCAGCTGCTCGACGAGGAGCCGATGCACGCCTACGGCATGCAACGTCTGATCGCCGAGCGACACAAGGAGCGGATCGTCAACATCGCTCAGCGCAACAGCATCTATCAGACGTTGGACGGGCTGCTGCGCGGGAACCTGATCGAGGTGCATCGGACCGAGCGGGACCCGGGCCGTCCCGAACGCACCGTCTACCGACTCACCGAGTCCGGGCGCGCCACTCTCGATGCGTGGCTACGCACGATGCTGAGCGCACCCGCCCAGGAGTTCCCCGAATTCCCGGTCGCGATCGCAGCGATACCCAGCCTCACACCGGAACTGACCATCGAGCTGCTGGCCAAACGCGTGTGTACGCTCCAGGAGAAGCTGGACCGGGCCGACGACGACACCGTCGAGGCGGAGAAGCTGGGTCTCCCTCGGCTGTTTTCTCTCGAACACGAATACCTCCGCGTCCTCACCGAGGCCGAGCTGCGATGGGTTCAGGAAGTGCTGGACGACCTGCGCGCCGGGCGTCTCACCTGGGACCGCCAGTGGCTGGCCGAGGTCAACCACCGGTTGAGTTCGGGATGA
- a CDS encoding FAD-dependent oxidoreductase produces MTNASATTALIIGGGIAGPVTAAALARVGVAPIVHEAYAGPADQLGAFLTVAPNGLAALRAVGMLDRVRAAASFDTTRTEFVNGDGRRLGLLGDESRLPPELRSVTITRAALQRAVTDAAIEQGVDFEYAKRLRSYTDEGNQVTATFTDGTSATGDVLLGADGIQSAVRRTLSPDAPRPTYTGLLGIGGYVPAVDIPPTPHETVRMVFGARAFFGYQRAPDGRTFWFANLGHSERSREEIAAQGDETWRDHALELFDGDLPELTRIMEAADPGQFRPRGTYDLLSLPRWHRGRVGLLGDAAHAVSPSSGQGASLAFEDAVELARQVRVHGGAPAALAAYERVRRDRVERIAAEGRRRGARKAGSAHPIALAIRDASMRLAFAMIRRFGSQRWITDYRTDLADTHDDAEASSSIPGSRP; encoded by the coding sequence ATGACTAACGCCAGTGCGACCACGGCTCTGATCATCGGCGGAGGGATCGCGGGACCGGTCACCGCAGCCGCCCTGGCTCGGGTGGGGGTGGCGCCGATCGTGCATGAGGCCTATGCGGGGCCGGCGGATCAGCTCGGCGCCTTTCTCACCGTGGCACCCAACGGCCTGGCCGCCCTACGGGCCGTCGGGATGTTGGATCGGGTTCGTGCCGCCGCCAGTTTCGACACCACCCGTACCGAGTTCGTCAACGGCGATGGCCGTCGCCTGGGTCTGCTCGGGGATGAATCCCGGTTACCTCCGGAACTGCGCAGCGTGACGATCACCCGTGCGGCCCTGCAGCGCGCGGTCACTGACGCGGCGATCGAGCAGGGGGTGGACTTCGAGTACGCCAAACGGCTGCGAAGCTACACCGACGAGGGAAACCAGGTCACCGCCACATTCACCGACGGCACCAGCGCCACAGGCGATGTGCTCCTCGGCGCCGACGGCATCCAGTCCGCGGTGCGTCGGACGCTCAGTCCCGATGCGCCGCGACCCACCTACACCGGCCTCCTGGGAATCGGCGGATATGTCCCCGCTGTGGACATTCCTCCGACGCCCCACGAGACGGTCCGCATGGTCTTCGGCGCCCGGGCGTTCTTCGGCTATCAGCGCGCACCCGACGGGCGCACCTTCTGGTTCGCGAACCTCGGGCATAGTGAGCGCAGCCGCGAGGAGATCGCGGCGCAGGGGGACGAGACCTGGCGGGATCACGCCCTCGAGCTGTTCGATGGTGACCTGCCTGAACTGACTCGGATCATGGAGGCAGCCGATCCCGGCCAGTTCCGGCCGAGGGGTACCTACGACCTCCTCTCCCTGCCTCGCTGGCACCGAGGTCGGGTCGGGCTCCTCGGAGACGCGGCCCACGCCGTCTCCCCCTCCAGCGGACAAGGCGCATCATTGGCCTTCGAGGACGCCGTGGAACTGGCTCGTCAGGTGCGCGTCCACGGCGGGGCGCCCGCAGCGCTGGCGGCCTATGAACGGGTTCGTCGCGATCGAGTCGAGCGGATCGCGGCCGAGGGCCGCCGACGCGGGGCGCGGAAAGCGGGCTCTGCGCACCCGATCGCCCTGGCGATACGTGATGCCTCGATGCGCCTGGCCTTCGCGATGATCCGTCGGTTCGGATCTCAGCGGTGGATCACCGATTACCGTACCGACCTCGCCGACACCCACGACGACGCGGAAGCGTCCTCGTCGATACCCGGTAGCCGCCCCTGA
- the pth gene encoding aminoacyl-tRNA hydrolase, which yields MHQALADRAGEKKSVDEPQLCLVVGLGNPGPSYAGNRHNIGFMVLDELASRVGGKFKNHKSSAEVVEGRLSGRRAALAKPKSYMNLSGGAVAGAVRFFKIPPAAVIVVHDELDLPFGTVRMKLGGGDNGHNGLRSITSSLGTKDYLRVRCGIGRPPGRMDPAAFVLRDFSTVERKELPFFVDHSADAVEALMTEGLEAAQNRFHTK from the coding sequence GTGCATCAGGCGCTCGCGGACCGAGCCGGAGAGAAGAAGTCAGTGGACGAACCACAGCTGTGCCTCGTCGTCGGGCTCGGCAACCCCGGACCGTCGTATGCGGGCAATCGTCACAACATCGGGTTCATGGTGCTCGACGAGCTGGCCTCGCGCGTCGGCGGGAAGTTCAAGAACCACAAGAGCTCGGCCGAAGTCGTCGAGGGCAGGCTGTCGGGTCGGCGAGCGGCCCTGGCCAAGCCGAAGTCCTACATGAACCTCTCCGGCGGCGCCGTCGCCGGCGCGGTGCGCTTCTTCAAGATCCCGCCCGCCGCCGTGATCGTGGTGCACGACGAGCTGGACCTGCCGTTCGGCACGGTGCGGATGAAGCTCGGCGGCGGCGACAACGGCCACAACGGCCTACGGTCGATCACCTCCTCGCTCGGCACCAAGGATTACCTGCGGGTGCGCTGCGGCATCGGCCGCCCGCCCGGCCGGATGGACCCGGCGGCCTTCGTGCTGCGCGACTTCTCCACGGTGGAGCGCAAGGAACTGCCCTTCTTCGTCGACCACTCCGCCGACGCGGTCGAGGCCCTGATGACCGAGGGGCTCGAAGCGGCGCAGAATCGGTTTCATACGAAGTGA